The proteins below come from a single Tigriopus californicus strain San Diego chromosome 3, Tcal_SD_v2.1, whole genome shotgun sequence genomic window:
- the LOC131877760 gene encoding potassium voltage-gated channel protein Shaker-like isoform X8: protein MLSPDSTFAGTFRKYYEKLVDAAVERKPSLPKLTAHEDEGVHQNPQYTGQHHFHPVVHDHDCCQRVVINVGGLRYETQIRTLNQFPDTLLGDPSRRIRYYDPVRNEYYFDRHRNCFEAIIYYYQSGGRLRRPVNVPLDVFSEEIQFYELGEYAITKFREDEGFIKEEEKPLPTNDLQRKVWLLFEYPESSQHARVVAIISVFVILLSIVIFCLETLPEFKHYKVFNTTANGTKIEEDEVPDVTDPFFIVETLCIIWFTFELLVRFLACPSKYVFAKDIMNMIDLVAIIPYFITLATIVAEKEEVIAPKAPVAPNKEGNNQAMSLAILRVIRLVRVFRIFKLSRHSKGLQILGRTLKASMRELGLLMFFLFIGVVLFSSTVYFAEAGSPHSHFKSIPDGFWWAVVTMTTVGYGDMTPVGVWGKIVGSLCAIAGVLTIALPVPVIVSNFNYFYHRETDQEEMQSQNFNHVQSCPYMPGQFGESLKRPLHSDSLSDIMDLEEGNTSAYHQQQPHHMGSDRAGSGGGGGGGGGNSGGLTTTLPALTSTNPALYHQHHHHHHNNNNSTSRPASLDQRQYMQHNCNPRHNNNPVTASNGQSNQVLPPIAGAIAIAEAPLPVESGTTSVTGDVSATALGSAAVKVETDV, encoded by the exons GTCTCTGCCAAAACTTACGGCCCACGAGGATGAAGGTGTCCACCAAAATCCTCAATACACGGGTCAACATCACTTTCATCCAGTGGTCCACGACCACGATTGCTGCCAAAGGGTCGTAATCAAC GTGGGCGGGTTGAGGTATGAGACACAGATCCGTACCCTCAACCAATTCCCGGATACTCTCTTGGGTGATCCCTCCCGACGCATCCGATATTACGATCCCGTCCGAAATGAATACTACTTTGATCGCCATCGAAATTGTTTCGAGGCTATCATCTATTATTACCAGAGCGGAGGTCGATTACGGAGGCCAGTTAATGTGCCACTCGATGTGTTTTCAGAAGAGATACAGTTCTATGAACTGGGAGAATATGCTATCACCAAATTCAG GGAAGACGAGGGGTTCAtcaaagaggaggagaagccATTACCCACCAATGATCTCCAACGAAAAGTGTGGCTCTTATTTGAGTACCCCGAGAGCTCTCAACACGCCCGAGTGGTGGCCATCATTTCAGTATTTGTCATTCTCTTGTCCATTGTGATCTTTTGTTTGGAGACTTTGCCCGAGTTCAAGCACTACAAAGTGTTCAACACCACTGCCAACGGTACCAAGATTGAGGAGGACGAGGTCCCGGACGTGACCGACCCATTCTTTATAGTAGAGACGTTGTGCATCATATGGTTCACGTTCGAACTCCTAGTCCGCTTTCTAGCCTGTCCAAGTAAATATGTGTTTGCCAAAGATATCATGAACATGATCGACCTGGTGGCCATCATCCCATACTTCATCACATTGGCCACCATCGTGGCTGAGAAAGAGGAGGTGATAGCGCCCAAAGCGCCAGTTGCACCCAACAAAGAAGGCAACAACCAGGCCATGTCATTGGCCATTCTCCGGGTCATTCGACTGGTCCGAGTCTTTCGAATATTCAAACTCTCCCGGCATTCAAAGGGCCTCCAGATCTTGGGACGGACGCTTAAAGCTTCCATGCGTGAACTTGGATTACTCATGTTCTTCCTATTTATAG GTGTGGTGCTATTTTCCAGTACTGTTTATTTTGCGGAGGCAGGTTCCCCGCATtcacatttcaaatccattccTGACGGGTTTTGGTGGGCAGTGGTTACAATGACCACTGTTGGATACGGTGATATGAC GCCAGTAGGTGTGTGGGGAAAAATAGTAGGGTCCTTGTGTGCCATTGCCGGGGTGTTGACGATCGCTCTACCGGTTCCTGTCATTGTTTCCAACTTCAACTACTTCTATCATAGAGAGACAGATCAAGAAGAAATGCAATCTCAGAATTTCAATCACGTCCAGAGTTGTCCGTACATGCCCGGACAATTTG GCGAATCCCTAAAAAGGCCACTTCATTCCGATTCTCTCTCTGATATCATGGACCTGGAGGAGGGCAACACCTCAGCCTACCACCAACAGCAGCCTCACCACATGGGTTCAGATCGGGCGGGGAGTGGCGGTGGGGGTGGCGGGGGCGGCGGAAACAGTGGGGGTCTGACCACCACTCTTCCAGCCCTGACCTCCACCAATCCCGCCCTCTACCACcaacatcaccaccaccaccacaacaacaacaacagtactAGCCGACCAGCCTCTTTGGACCAGCGGCAGTACATGCAACACAACTGCAATCCCAGGCATAACAACAACCCCGTCACGGCGAGCAACGGTCAAAGCAATCAGGTCCTGCCGCCCATTGCGGGAGCGATTGCCATCGCTGAAGCGCCTCTACCCGTTGAAAGTGGCACAACCTCTGTTACTGGAGATGTATCCGCAACTGCTTTAGGAAGCGCAGCCGTCAAGGTGGAAACAGACGTGTGA
- the LOC131877760 gene encoding potassium voltage-gated channel protein Shaker-like isoform X6, with product MASIAGLYGGFGTNQEDGSGGRNLFSRFKKDIIKEQAEERRKQAEKDVSLPKLTAHEDEGVHQNPQYTGQHHFHPVVHDHDCCQRVVINVGGLRYETQIRTLNQFPDTLLGDPSRRIRYYDPVRNEYYFDRHRNCFEAIIYYYQSGGRLRRPVNVPLDVFSEEIQFYELGEYAITKFREDEGFIKEEEKPLPTNDLQRKVWLLFEYPESSQHARVVAIISVFVILLSIVIFCLETLPEFKHYKVFNTTANGTKIEEDEVPDVTDPFFIVETLCIIWFTFELLVRFLACPSKYVFAKDIMNMIDLVAIIPYFITLATIVAEKEEVIAPKAPVAPNKEGNNQAMSLAILRVIRLVRVFRIFKLSRHSKGLQILGRTLKASMRELGLLMFFLFIGVVLFSSTVYFAEAGSPHSHFKSIPDGFWWAVVTMTTVGYGDMTPVGVWGKIVGSLCAIAGVLTIALPVPVIVSNFNYFYHRETDQEEMQSQNFNHVQSCPYMPGQFGESLKRPLHSDSLSDIMDLEEGNTSAYHQQQPHHMGSDRAGSGGGGGGGGGNSGGLTTTLPALTSTNPALYHQHHHHHHNNNNSTSRPASLDQRQYMQHNCNPRHNNNPVTASNGQSNQVLPPIAGAIAIAEAPLPVESGTTSVTGDVSATALGSAAVKVETDV from the exons GTCTCTGCCAAAACTTACGGCCCACGAGGATGAAGGTGTCCACCAAAATCCTCAATACACGGGTCAACATCACTTTCATCCAGTGGTCCACGACCACGATTGCTGCCAAAGGGTCGTAATCAAC GTGGGCGGGTTGAGGTATGAGACACAGATCCGTACCCTCAACCAATTCCCGGATACTCTCTTGGGTGATCCCTCCCGACGCATCCGATATTACGATCCCGTCCGAAATGAATACTACTTTGATCGCCATCGAAATTGTTTCGAGGCTATCATCTATTATTACCAGAGCGGAGGTCGATTACGGAGGCCAGTTAATGTGCCACTCGATGTGTTTTCAGAAGAGATACAGTTCTATGAACTGGGAGAATATGCTATCACCAAATTCAG GGAAGACGAGGGGTTCAtcaaagaggaggagaagccATTACCCACCAATGATCTCCAACGAAAAGTGTGGCTCTTATTTGAGTACCCCGAGAGCTCTCAACACGCCCGAGTGGTGGCCATCATTTCAGTATTTGTCATTCTCTTGTCCATTGTGATCTTTTGTTTGGAGACTTTGCCCGAGTTCAAGCACTACAAAGTGTTCAACACCACTGCCAACGGTACCAAGATTGAGGAGGACGAGGTCCCGGACGTGACCGACCCATTCTTTATAGTAGAGACGTTGTGCATCATATGGTTCACGTTCGAACTCCTAGTCCGCTTTCTAGCCTGTCCAAGTAAATATGTGTTTGCCAAAGATATCATGAACATGATCGACCTGGTGGCCATCATCCCATACTTCATCACATTGGCCACCATCGTGGCTGAGAAAGAGGAGGTGATAGCGCCCAAAGCGCCAGTTGCACCCAACAAAGAAGGCAACAACCAGGCCATGTCATTGGCCATTCTCCGGGTCATTCGACTGGTCCGAGTCTTTCGAATATTCAAACTCTCCCGGCATTCAAAGGGCCTCCAGATCTTGGGACGGACGCTTAAAGCTTCCATGCGTGAACTTGGATTACTCATGTTCTTCCTATTTATAG GTGTGGTGCTATTTTCCAGTACTGTTTATTTTGCGGAGGCAGGTTCCCCGCATtcacatttcaaatccattccTGACGGGTTTTGGTGGGCAGTGGTTACAATGACCACTGTTGGATACGGTGATATGAC GCCAGTAGGTGTGTGGGGAAAAATAGTAGGGTCCTTGTGTGCCATTGCCGGGGTGTTGACGATCGCTCTACCGGTTCCTGTCATTGTTTCCAACTTCAACTACTTCTATCATAGAGAGACAGATCAAGAAGAAATGCAATCTCAGAATTTCAATCACGTCCAGAGTTGTCCGTACATGCCCGGACAATTTG GCGAATCCCTAAAAAGGCCACTTCATTCCGATTCTCTCTCTGATATCATGGACCTGGAGGAGGGCAACACCTCAGCCTACCACCAACAGCAGCCTCACCACATGGGTTCAGATCGGGCGGGGAGTGGCGGTGGGGGTGGCGGGGGCGGCGGAAACAGTGGGGGTCTGACCACCACTCTTCCAGCCCTGACCTCCACCAATCCCGCCCTCTACCACcaacatcaccaccaccaccacaacaacaacaacagtactAGCCGACCAGCCTCTTTGGACCAGCGGCAGTACATGCAACACAACTGCAATCCCAGGCATAACAACAACCCCGTCACGGCGAGCAACGGTCAAAGCAATCAGGTCCTGCCGCCCATTGCGGGAGCGATTGCCATCGCTGAAGCGCCTCTACCCGTTGAAAGTGGCACAACCTCTGTTACTGGAGATGTATCCGCAACTGCTTTAGGAAGCGCAGCCGTCAAGGTGGAAACAGACGTGTGA
- the LOC131877760 gene encoding potassium voltage-gated channel protein Shaker-like isoform X7, translating to MYGGMGGGGNAWMKIMGIDQDKLKNRQIGKEKAEKSASKDGTKSPGSLPKLTAHEDEGVHQNPQYTGQHHFHPVVHDHDCCQRVVINVGGLRYETQIRTLNQFPDTLLGDPSRRIRYYDPVRNEYYFDRHRNCFEAIIYYYQSGGRLRRPVNVPLDVFSEEIQFYELGEYAITKFREDEGFIKEEEKPLPTNDLQRKVWLLFEYPESSQHARVVAIISVFVILLSIVIFCLETLPEFKHYKVFNTTANGTKIEEDEVPDVTDPFFIVETLCIIWFTFELLVRFLACPSKYVFAKDIMNMIDLVAIIPYFITLATIVAEKEEVIAPKAPVAPNKEGNNQAMSLAILRVIRLVRVFRIFKLSRHSKGLQILGRTLKASMRELGLLMFFLFIGVVLFSSTVYFAEAGSPHSHFKSIPDGFWWAVVTMTTVGYGDMTPVGVWGKIVGSLCAIAGVLTIALPVPVIVSNFNYFYHRETDQEEMQSQNFNHVQSCPYMPGQFGESLKRPLHSDSLSDIMDLEEGNTSAYHQQQPHHMGSDRAGSGGGGGGGGGNSGGLTTTLPALTSTNPALYHQHHHHHHNNNNSTSRPASLDQRQYMQHNCNPRHNNNPVTASNGQSNQVLPPIAGAIAIAEAPLPVESGTTSVTGDVSATALGSAAVKVETDV from the exons GTCTCTGCCAAAACTTACGGCCCACGAGGATGAAGGTGTCCACCAAAATCCTCAATACACGGGTCAACATCACTTTCATCCAGTGGTCCACGACCACGATTGCTGCCAAAGGGTCGTAATCAAC GTGGGCGGGTTGAGGTATGAGACACAGATCCGTACCCTCAACCAATTCCCGGATACTCTCTTGGGTGATCCCTCCCGACGCATCCGATATTACGATCCCGTCCGAAATGAATACTACTTTGATCGCCATCGAAATTGTTTCGAGGCTATCATCTATTATTACCAGAGCGGAGGTCGATTACGGAGGCCAGTTAATGTGCCACTCGATGTGTTTTCAGAAGAGATACAGTTCTATGAACTGGGAGAATATGCTATCACCAAATTCAG GGAAGACGAGGGGTTCAtcaaagaggaggagaagccATTACCCACCAATGATCTCCAACGAAAAGTGTGGCTCTTATTTGAGTACCCCGAGAGCTCTCAACACGCCCGAGTGGTGGCCATCATTTCAGTATTTGTCATTCTCTTGTCCATTGTGATCTTTTGTTTGGAGACTTTGCCCGAGTTCAAGCACTACAAAGTGTTCAACACCACTGCCAACGGTACCAAGATTGAGGAGGACGAGGTCCCGGACGTGACCGACCCATTCTTTATAGTAGAGACGTTGTGCATCATATGGTTCACGTTCGAACTCCTAGTCCGCTTTCTAGCCTGTCCAAGTAAATATGTGTTTGCCAAAGATATCATGAACATGATCGACCTGGTGGCCATCATCCCATACTTCATCACATTGGCCACCATCGTGGCTGAGAAAGAGGAGGTGATAGCGCCCAAAGCGCCAGTTGCACCCAACAAAGAAGGCAACAACCAGGCCATGTCATTGGCCATTCTCCGGGTCATTCGACTGGTCCGAGTCTTTCGAATATTCAAACTCTCCCGGCATTCAAAGGGCCTCCAGATCTTGGGACGGACGCTTAAAGCTTCCATGCGTGAACTTGGATTACTCATGTTCTTCCTATTTATAG GTGTGGTGCTATTTTCCAGTACTGTTTATTTTGCGGAGGCAGGTTCCCCGCATtcacatttcaaatccattccTGACGGGTTTTGGTGGGCAGTGGTTACAATGACCACTGTTGGATACGGTGATATGAC GCCAGTAGGTGTGTGGGGAAAAATAGTAGGGTCCTTGTGTGCCATTGCCGGGGTGTTGACGATCGCTCTACCGGTTCCTGTCATTGTTTCCAACTTCAACTACTTCTATCATAGAGAGACAGATCAAGAAGAAATGCAATCTCAGAATTTCAATCACGTCCAGAGTTGTCCGTACATGCCCGGACAATTTG GCGAATCCCTAAAAAGGCCACTTCATTCCGATTCTCTCTCTGATATCATGGACCTGGAGGAGGGCAACACCTCAGCCTACCACCAACAGCAGCCTCACCACATGGGTTCAGATCGGGCGGGGAGTGGCGGTGGGGGTGGCGGGGGCGGCGGAAACAGTGGGGGTCTGACCACCACTCTTCCAGCCCTGACCTCCACCAATCCCGCCCTCTACCACcaacatcaccaccaccaccacaacaacaacaacagtactAGCCGACCAGCCTCTTTGGACCAGCGGCAGTACATGCAACACAACTGCAATCCCAGGCATAACAACAACCCCGTCACGGCGAGCAACGGTCAAAGCAATCAGGTCCTGCCGCCCATTGCGGGAGCGATTGCCATCGCTGAAGCGCCTCTACCCGTTGAAAGTGGCACAACCTCTGTTACTGGAGATGTATCCGCAACTGCTTTAGGAAGCGCAGCCGTCAAGGTGGAAACAGACGTGTGA
- the LOC131877760 gene encoding potassium voltage-gated channel protein Shaker-like isoform X1, producing the protein MSNLSPTRSPCLSLGSPHRRLQSSSVSSLPLVDFISRFRRTLSSSSSRSGSAFSNDHVESFSEGHPTTRRSPLRQIRSWRNRDNGEAPTSPLLQNRLSIISYSSDDAADQRGLINPSSKAQASNANPLLIEIEVDGGVGPVAGSDKKNDNDDGGSGSGSVCGGDGTSNKSRPGDNAIISPNPTLCDMEKISHASSTRADDRDDVSGEKSVRRKPGCYFIRIPKFFHIFRIREKTTKTTTKTPTSKPSDKNKKKRKKAKPCKSKGEQPPTDGTGSTLPGYTSASVSAASSSPSSSSSSPSISSSSGEEIVTMTDGIANIRKRKRSLPKLTAHEDEGVHQNPQYTGQHHFHPVVHDHDCCQRVVINVGGLRYETQIRTLNQFPDTLLGDPSRRIRYYDPVRNEYYFDRHRNCFEAIIYYYQSGGRLRRPVNVPLDVFSEEIQFYELGEYAITKFREDEGFIKEEEKPLPTNDLQRKVWLLFEYPESSQHARVVAIISVFVILLSIVIFCLETLPEFKHYKVFNTTANGTKIEEDEVPDVTDPFFIVETLCIIWFTFELLVRFLACPSKYVFAKDIMNMIDLVAIIPYFITLATIVAEKEEVIAPKAPVAPNKEGNNQAMSLAILRVIRLVRVFRIFKLSRHSKGLQILGRTLKASMRELGLLMFFLFIGVVLFSSTVYFAEAGSPHSHFKSIPDGFWWAVVTMTTVGYGDMTPVGVWGKIVGSLCAIAGVLTIALPVPVIVSNFNYFYHRETDQEEMQSQNFNHVQSCPYMPGQFGESLKRPLHSDSLSDIMDLEEGNTSAYHQQQPHHMGSDRAGSGGGGGGGGGNSGGLTTTLPALTSTNPALYHQHHHHHHNNNNSTSRPASLDQRQYMQHNCNPRHNNNPVTASNGQSNQVLPPIAGAIAIAEAPLPVESGTTSVTGDVSATALGSAAVKVETDV; encoded by the exons ATGTCCAACCTTTCTCCCACGAGATCTCCTTGTCTGTCCTTGGGAAGTCCGCATCGACGACTTCAAAGCTCGTCCGTGTCTTCACTGCCTTTGGTGGATTTCATATCGAGGTTCCGACGCACTCTCAGCTCGTCGTCTTCAAGGTCGGGGAGTGCCTTCTCGAACGATCATGTCGAGTCTTTCTCGGAAGGCCATCCCACCACGAGAAGGTCTCCTTTGAGACAAATCCGGAGTTGGCGAAATCGCGACAATGGAGAGGCCCCTACGTCTCCCCTGCTTCAAAATCGACTCTCCATCATCTCGTACTCGTCCGATGATGCTGCAGATCAAAGAGGCCTGATCAATCCTTCGTCCAAGGCCCAGGCGTCAAATGCCAATCCCCTTCTGATTGAGATTGAAGTGGACGGAGGAGTTGGTCCGGTGGCTGGGTCCGATAAAaagaatgataatgatgatggtggtagtGGCAGTGGTAGTGTCTGTGGTGGAGACGGGACCAGTAATAAAAGTAGGCCTGGTGATAACGCTATTATCAGTCCCAACCCAACACTATGTGATATGGAAAAGATCAGTCATGCCAGCTCAACTCGGGCTGATGATCGTGATGATGTGAGTGGAGAAAAGTCTGTTCGACGGAAACCTGGCTGTTATTTCATCCGGATTCCCAAGTTCTTCCATATCTTTCGGATTCGAGAGAAGACGAcaaagacgacgacgaagacacCAACATCAAAGCCGAGtgacaagaacaaaaagaaaaggaagaaggccAAGCCGTGTAAATCCAAGGGGGAACAACCACCTACAGATGGAACTGGATCTACTTTGCCAGGGTACACCTCAGCGTCTGTCTCGGCGGCGTCGtcatctccttcttcttcttcttcttccccctCGATCTCCTCGTCCTCTGGTGAGGAGATCGTGACCATGACTGATGGGATTGCAAATATTCGCAAAAGGAAACG GTCTCTGCCAAAACTTACGGCCCACGAGGATGAAGGTGTCCACCAAAATCCTCAATACACGGGTCAACATCACTTTCATCCAGTGGTCCACGACCACGATTGCTGCCAAAGGGTCGTAATCAAC GTGGGCGGGTTGAGGTATGAGACACAGATCCGTACCCTCAACCAATTCCCGGATACTCTCTTGGGTGATCCCTCCCGACGCATCCGATATTACGATCCCGTCCGAAATGAATACTACTTTGATCGCCATCGAAATTGTTTCGAGGCTATCATCTATTATTACCAGAGCGGAGGTCGATTACGGAGGCCAGTTAATGTGCCACTCGATGTGTTTTCAGAAGAGATACAGTTCTATGAACTGGGAGAATATGCTATCACCAAATTCAG GGAAGACGAGGGGTTCAtcaaagaggaggagaagccATTACCCACCAATGATCTCCAACGAAAAGTGTGGCTCTTATTTGAGTACCCCGAGAGCTCTCAACACGCCCGAGTGGTGGCCATCATTTCAGTATTTGTCATTCTCTTGTCCATTGTGATCTTTTGTTTGGAGACTTTGCCCGAGTTCAAGCACTACAAAGTGTTCAACACCACTGCCAACGGTACCAAGATTGAGGAGGACGAGGTCCCGGACGTGACCGACCCATTCTTTATAGTAGAGACGTTGTGCATCATATGGTTCACGTTCGAACTCCTAGTCCGCTTTCTAGCCTGTCCAAGTAAATATGTGTTTGCCAAAGATATCATGAACATGATCGACCTGGTGGCCATCATCCCATACTTCATCACATTGGCCACCATCGTGGCTGAGAAAGAGGAGGTGATAGCGCCCAAAGCGCCAGTTGCACCCAACAAAGAAGGCAACAACCAGGCCATGTCATTGGCCATTCTCCGGGTCATTCGACTGGTCCGAGTCTTTCGAATATTCAAACTCTCCCGGCATTCAAAGGGCCTCCAGATCTTGGGACGGACGCTTAAAGCTTCCATGCGTGAACTTGGATTACTCATGTTCTTCCTATTTATAG GTGTGGTGCTATTTTCCAGTACTGTTTATTTTGCGGAGGCAGGTTCCCCGCATtcacatttcaaatccattccTGACGGGTTTTGGTGGGCAGTGGTTACAATGACCACTGTTGGATACGGTGATATGAC GCCAGTAGGTGTGTGGGGAAAAATAGTAGGGTCCTTGTGTGCCATTGCCGGGGTGTTGACGATCGCTCTACCGGTTCCTGTCATTGTTTCCAACTTCAACTACTTCTATCATAGAGAGACAGATCAAGAAGAAATGCAATCTCAGAATTTCAATCACGTCCAGAGTTGTCCGTACATGCCCGGACAATTTG GCGAATCCCTAAAAAGGCCACTTCATTCCGATTCTCTCTCTGATATCATGGACCTGGAGGAGGGCAACACCTCAGCCTACCACCAACAGCAGCCTCACCACATGGGTTCAGATCGGGCGGGGAGTGGCGGTGGGGGTGGCGGGGGCGGCGGAAACAGTGGGGGTCTGACCACCACTCTTCCAGCCCTGACCTCCACCAATCCCGCCCTCTACCACcaacatcaccaccaccaccacaacaacaacaacagtactAGCCGACCAGCCTCTTTGGACCAGCGGCAGTACATGCAACACAACTGCAATCCCAGGCATAACAACAACCCCGTCACGGCGAGCAACGGTCAAAGCAATCAGGTCCTGCCGCCCATTGCGGGAGCGATTGCCATCGCTGAAGCGCCTCTACCCGTTGAAAGTGGCACAACCTCTGTTACTGGAGATGTATCCGCAACTGCTTTAGGAAGCGCAGCCGTCAAGGTGGAAACAGACGTGTGA